The following are encoded together in the Ketobacter sp. MCCC 1A13808 genome:
- a CDS encoding TonB-dependent receptor produces the protein MCELKKIRRGFPSTAASSPQPTMSFLAAAITTVIATGFTTQVNAEEPEQAERRGPIEEVTVTARRREESAQDVPIAVTVMNSDQLEKQNIVELESLGTKVPAVTISNTGTSSNAPIVAVRGQRPTDTTLSLDQSIPIYFNDVVMTPSQGTNLAFYDLANLQILKGPQGTLFGRNSTGGALLITPAKPTNEQEGYVQMKVGDYNLVGLEGAANMPISDNLQIRVAGRALQRDGYQEVVADNQLNGQDLWDEDSKGMRIGVNYETNSFSNLFMVAYDENDMIARAPTISAFAPIQVGALTQVSYGTGVADAVTRQANRSAHDVEIDLLGREKVKNTFASNTTEFDISDDMTIKNIFGYRKVETSRTSDADGTAFPISSNGLSSRTSAVTLDPVGAEVIEAEQLSNELQLLGSTDKIEWITGVYWYQMEASQDGFTQVFSGNVGPFPALIYQSAPIGDVDNTAYGVFGEATYHFNDEWAATLGLRQSWDERSVTVRNQKQEPQNPALPFTLASDPLACAVTDVNGNPEPDCARTESETFSAPTGRASVSYTPDDATLIYGSISTGYRSGGFNLRGVDNVTLTPFEEENVITYEVGHKAEWGNFRTDVAAYVQQYDDIQKTVSVSTGSSFETSTINAATATIQGIELNAMWAVTDDLLLTLGYAYTDASYDEWDTEVRNATDPTLPAYVPHDASGNDFEFLPENTATVSASYTFPTAVETGDISLTASVYWQDEMVNFAIPSQFENTIADPTLRAAAYQSIEVDAYAVANLRIDWRAMLNSDFDSSLTFSNITDEEYVSGGFNQIDSLGLVESAYGPPRTIVASLRYNF, from the coding sequence ATGTGCGAATTGAAAAAGATCAGAAGGGGATTCCCTTCAACAGCGGCATCCTCCCCCCAACCGACAATGAGTTTTCTGGCTGCGGCAATCACTACGGTCATTGCTACCGGTTTTACCACACAGGTTAACGCTGAAGAGCCCGAGCAAGCCGAACGTCGGGGCCCCATCGAAGAAGTCACGGTAACAGCAAGACGTCGTGAAGAAAGCGCTCAGGATGTTCCCATTGCTGTAACCGTTATGAATTCCGACCAACTGGAAAAACAAAACATCGTGGAGCTGGAAAGTCTGGGCACCAAAGTACCGGCAGTGACCATTTCAAATACCGGCACCTCCTCCAACGCTCCCATTGTTGCTGTGCGGGGACAAAGGCCCACCGATACAACGCTTTCCCTGGATCAATCCATACCTATCTATTTTAATGATGTAGTTATGACGCCCTCCCAGGGAACCAACCTGGCTTTTTATGATTTAGCGAACCTGCAAATCCTGAAAGGCCCACAAGGCACCCTGTTTGGCCGTAACTCCACCGGTGGAGCACTGTTGATTACCCCGGCCAAGCCGACCAATGAGCAAGAAGGTTACGTGCAGATGAAGGTGGGTGATTACAACCTGGTTGGATTGGAGGGCGCTGCAAACATGCCTATCTCCGACAACCTGCAAATTCGCGTTGCCGGCCGCGCCTTACAACGTGATGGTTACCAGGAAGTGGTTGCTGACAATCAGTTAAACGGACAGGATTTGTGGGACGAAGATTCAAAAGGCATGCGCATCGGTGTCAATTACGAAACCAATTCTTTTTCCAACTTGTTCATGGTCGCCTACGACGAAAATGACATGATCGCGCGGGCACCGACTATTTCCGCGTTTGCACCCATTCAGGTGGGCGCATTAACTCAGGTGTCTTACGGCACCGGTGTCGCTGACGCTGTTACTCGACAAGCCAATCGTTCTGCCCACGATGTCGAAATCGATTTACTGGGAAGAGAAAAAGTCAAAAACACGTTCGCGTCCAACACCACTGAATTTGATATTTCCGACGACATGACCATAAAGAATATTTTTGGTTACCGCAAAGTCGAAACCTCAAGAACCAGCGACGCCGACGGCACCGCCTTCCCCATTTCCTCGAACGGTCTTTCTTCCCGCACCAGTGCTGTTACGCTTGACCCTGTTGGCGCGGAAGTAATCGAAGCAGAGCAGCTCAGCAATGAGCTGCAGTTGTTGGGAAGCACCGACAAAATAGAATGGATCACAGGTGTTTATTGGTATCAGATGGAAGCCTCACAAGACGGGTTTACTCAGGTCTTCTCCGGCAATGTGGGCCCTTTTCCTGCTCTGATTTATCAATCCGCGCCGATAGGCGATGTCGACAACACCGCCTATGGTGTATTCGGAGAAGCTACCTATCACTTCAATGATGAATGGGCCGCCACTCTGGGGTTACGCCAGAGCTGGGACGAACGCAGCGTTACCGTCAGAAACCAAAAGCAGGAACCCCAGAACCCAGCACTGCCCTTCACGCTCGCTTCCGACCCACTGGCCTGTGCCGTAACCGACGTCAATGGCAATCCCGAACCCGATTGTGCGCGTACAGAGAGCGAAACCTTTTCCGCGCCTACTGGCCGCGCGTCGGTGAGCTATACACCGGATGACGCCACTTTGATTTACGGAAGTATTTCGACCGGCTACCGATCGGGCGGCTTCAACCTCCGCGGTGTCGATAACGTTACTCTCACGCCATTTGAAGAAGAAAACGTTATCACCTATGAAGTGGGCCACAAAGCGGAATGGGGTAACTTCAGAACCGATGTCGCCGCCTATGTACAGCAATACGACGACATTCAGAAAACCGTATCCGTATCAACCGGTTCCAGTTTTGAAACCAGTACCATCAACGCCGCTACCGCCACCATACAGGGCATTGAGTTAAACGCCATGTGGGCAGTGACCGACGACCTGTTATTAACCCTGGGCTATGCCTACACCGATGCCAGTTATGACGAATGGGACACCGAAGTGAGAAATGCTACGGACCCGACCCTTCCGGCCTATGTACCCCATGATGCTTCCGGCAACGATTTTGAATTCTTGCCGGAAAATACCGCCACTGTTTCTGCTTCCTATACCTTCCCGACCGCAGTTGAAACCGGCGATATTTCATTGACCGCTTCCGTTTATTGGCAGGATGAAATGGTTAACTTTGCCATTCCCTCCCAATTCGAAAACACCATAGCTGATCCTACCTTACGCGCAGCGGCCTACCAATCGATTGAAGTCGACGCCTATGCAGTCGCCAATCTCCGGATCGATTGGCGTGCCATGCTGAATTCGGACTTCGATTCCTCACTGACCTTCAGCAACATCACCGATGAAGAATATGTATCGGGTGGCTTTAACCAGATTGACTCGCTGGGTCTGGTTGAATCAGCTTATGGGCCACCACGTACCATTGTGGCGTCCTTGAGATATAATTTTTAA
- a CDS encoding glycerol-3-phosphate dehydrogenase/oxidase has protein sequence MKLRQTNIDKLKTETFDVLVVGGGINGAVSAAALAGKGAKVGLIERQDFASCTSSNSSNLAWGGIKYLENMELLLVNKLCKSRNHLMKSYPSTVQEIRFFTTIQNGFRLPVSFVFLGTLFYWMIGRFFTKPPRFLTKATIKKLEPVVNTQQAKGGFEYSDCYLYDNDARFVFNFIRNSLNYGCVAANYVESTALKRDNGLWQITAKDTLTGEHFPIRAKVLINACGPYVDQHNSMARLQTNHHHVFSKGIHLIIDQVTSNKRVLTFFASDGRLFFVIPMGPKTCIGTTDTQVAEPKAQVTEADRQFVIDNINALLVLPKPITPQDIIAERCGVRPLAIEGTSGKADWVKLSRKHAIDVDSQQKHLSIFGGKLTDCLNVGEEVVNLVAGMGIPIPYPKFSWYGEPNDEIKQEFLHQAKLMELDSLTHPSSSEPLTTRFWRRYGAHAFGLLERIRSDPSNAQLLIENAEYTRCEIEQAAQREVIVKLEDFLRRRSKIALVVRKEDLQKAPGLKAACKILFGDQAEQKYNEYFTEH, from the coding sequence ATGAAGTTGAGACAAACCAATATCGACAAGCTTAAAACAGAAACTTTTGATGTGCTGGTGGTGGGTGGCGGTATTAACGGAGCGGTATCAGCAGCGGCCCTGGCGGGTAAAGGCGCAAAGGTCGGCTTAATTGAAAGGCAGGACTTTGCATCCTGCACCAGTTCAAACTCCTCCAATTTAGCTTGGGGTGGCATCAAGTATCTGGAAAATATGGAGCTCCTGCTGGTCAATAAGCTGTGCAAGAGCCGCAACCACCTGATGAAGAGCTACCCATCAACGGTGCAGGAAATCCGCTTTTTCACTACCATTCAGAACGGCTTCAGATTGCCGGTTTCCTTCGTATTTCTAGGCACACTCTTCTATTGGATGATCGGCCGTTTTTTTACCAAACCGCCTAGATTTTTGACCAAAGCCACCATCAAAAAGCTGGAGCCGGTCGTCAACACCCAGCAAGCCAAGGGAGGCTTCGAATATTCAGACTGTTATCTCTACGATAACGATGCCCGCTTCGTGTTTAATTTTATTCGCAACAGTTTGAATTACGGCTGCGTTGCGGCCAATTATGTCGAGTCCACGGCGTTGAAACGCGACAATGGGCTTTGGCAGATAACCGCCAAAGATACCCTGACCGGCGAGCACTTCCCCATTCGGGCTAAAGTATTGATCAATGCCTGCGGCCCCTATGTTGACCAGCACAACTCGATGGCTCGGCTCCAGACCAATCACCATCATGTGTTCTCCAAAGGCATTCATTTGATTATCGATCAGGTGACATCGAACAAACGCGTTCTCACTTTTTTTGCCAGCGACGGCAGACTGTTTTTTGTCATCCCGATGGGACCCAAAACCTGTATTGGCACGACAGACACTCAGGTTGCAGAACCCAAAGCGCAAGTCACAGAGGCTGATCGCCAATTTGTAATCGACAATATAAACGCATTATTAGTCCTGCCCAAACCGATTACTCCGCAAGATATCATTGCCGAACGCTGCGGGGTCAGACCGTTAGCCATTGAAGGCACAAGCGGTAAAGCGGACTGGGTCAAGCTGTCACGCAAACACGCCATTGATGTCGATTCACAACAAAAGCATTTATCCATCTTTGGCGGCAAACTCACAGACTGTCTGAACGTCGGTGAAGAAGTGGTGAATCTGGTGGCGGGCATGGGCATCCCCATTCCCTATCCGAAATTCAGTTGGTACGGAGAACCCAACGACGAAATAAAACAGGAATTTTTGCACCAGGCCAAACTCATGGAGCTGGATAGCCTGACTCATCCCTCCTCTTCGGAGCCGTTAACCACACGCTTCTGGCGACGCTACGGTGCACATGCTTTCGGCTTGCTGGAACGAATTCGCTCCGACCCTTCGAACGCACAACTGCTCATTGAAAATGCCGAATACACCCGCTGCGAAATAGAACAGGCCGCTCAACGTGAAGTGATCGTAAAACTGGAAGACTTTTTGCGCCGTCGCTCCAAAATCGCGTTGGTAGTAAGAAAAGAAGACCTGCAAAAAGCACCGGGCCTCAAGGCCGCCTGTAAAATTTTGTTCGGCGATCAAGCGGAGCAAAAATACAACGAATACTTTACTGAACACTGA
- a CDS encoding GGDEF domain-containing protein, whose product MTPHALYRLVLVNSQYSEEEIKNLPLPVIREIVYRLMSVHLPIFVLPVLMVTWSRGQNLLFTIYALATSITLVHLIMLVKSNRRLLSPPLLLFICFILYVSTIMLIQKYTIFWSYAFTVGFYLLLEKRLSVIMNIIWVLINGSIAFYLFPFELALIYMLSLATCGFGIEIQSAILYRHEQNLKDLALRDPLTNALNRRAMMQELDKADALHKRYNTSASIIMIDIDHFKAINDNYGHQEGDTVLINFVATLSRRLRSTDSFFRHGGEEFTVLLQSTNLKDAASIADSYCELIRETHLSTKVAITVSCGVAEAKRGESVVNWLNRCDTALYNAKSAGRDCIKLA is encoded by the coding sequence TTGACACCACACGCCCTATACCGGTTAGTTCTGGTCAATAGCCAATACAGCGAAGAGGAAATTAAAAATTTACCTCTGCCTGTGATTCGTGAAATTGTCTATCGGTTGATGTCGGTGCACCTGCCTATCTTTGTATTACCTGTGCTGATGGTAACCTGGTCACGGGGGCAAAACCTTTTATTCACTATTTACGCACTCGCCACCAGCATTACGCTGGTGCATTTGATTATGTTGGTTAAATCCAACCGCCGTCTACTATCACCGCCACTCTTACTCTTCATCTGTTTTATCCTTTATGTTTCCACCATAATGTTGATCCAGAAATACACGATATTCTGGAGCTATGCGTTCACAGTAGGATTTTATCTGCTGCTGGAAAAACGCCTGTCTGTGATCATGAATATCATCTGGGTATTAATAAATGGCTCAATCGCATTTTATCTATTCCCGTTTGAGCTGGCGTTGATTTACATGCTCTCTTTGGCCACCTGCGGCTTTGGCATCGAAATACAATCCGCCATTTTGTACCGTCACGAACAGAATCTAAAAGATCTGGCTTTACGCGATCCGTTAACCAATGCACTCAATCGTAGAGCCATGATGCAGGAACTGGATAAAGCAGATGCTTTACACAAGCGCTACAACACATCTGCATCCATTATTATGATTGATATAGATCACTTTAAGGCGATAAACGACAACTATGGCCACCAGGAAGGCGACACGGTATTAATCAATTTCGTGGCAACACTCTCCCGGCGGCTGCGCAGCACCGACAGCTTCTTTCGCCACGGCGGTGAAGAATTTACCGTACTCCTGCAATCGACCAACCTGAAAGATGCAGCGAGCATCGCTGACTCCTATTGCGAACTGATACGGGAAACGCACCTTTCCACAAAAGTAGCCATCACAGTGAGCTGCGGTGTCGCCGAGGCCAAACGAGGAGAATCCGTTGTTAACTGGCTGAACCGATGTGATACCGCGCTATACAACGCAAAATCTGCAGGTCGGGATTGCATCAAATTGGCCTAG
- a CDS encoding SDR family NAD(P)-dependent oxidoreductase: MMDALLDFTGKVALVTGGSRGLGYQMVIGLAERGADIIIASRKLEQCERVAEEVRQLGRKALAVSTHVGQWAQIDALIESAYQTFGRVDILINNAGMSPACPSHEVSEKLFDSVMNLNFKGPFYLSSQVARRMVAAGGGSIINISSSGALMALPGVVPYGCAKAALNAMTVSMAAEYGPKVRINTVSAGPFMTEAHADWTEEVIAKIKNAAQRPGQPQEIISAVLMLASDASSFTTGSTLRVDGGQRG, from the coding sequence ATGATGGACGCGCTACTGGATTTCACCGGCAAAGTCGCCCTGGTCACCGGGGGATCCCGGGGCCTGGGCTATCAAATGGTAATAGGCTTAGCCGAACGTGGCGCAGATATTATTATTGCCAGCCGCAAGCTGGAACAGTGCGAGCGTGTGGCGGAGGAGGTACGCCAGCTCGGGCGCAAAGCCCTGGCGGTTTCAACGCACGTGGGCCAGTGGGCGCAAATAGACGCATTAATCGAGTCAGCTTACCAAACCTTCGGGCGGGTCGACATCCTTATCAACAATGCCGGGATGTCACCGGCCTGCCCCAGCCATGAGGTATCGGAAAAGTTGTTCGACTCGGTAATGAATCTGAATTTTAAAGGCCCCTTCTATCTTTCCAGCCAGGTCGCCCGGCGTATGGTAGCGGCCGGCGGCGGTAGCATCATCAATATCAGCTCTTCCGGCGCGCTGATGGCACTGCCCGGTGTGGTGCCCTACGGCTGTGCCAAGGCCGCACTCAATGCCATGACCGTTTCGATGGCAGCGGAATACGGGCCCAAGGTACGTATTAACACCGTATCCGCCGGACCCTTTATGACGGAAGCACACGCCGACTGGACCGAAGAGGTAATCGCTAAAATAAAAAACGCCGCCCAACGCCCGGGGCAACCACAAGAAATAATTTCCGCTGTTTTGATGCTGGCAAGTGATGCTTCCTCATTCACCACCGGCTCGACCCTGCGAGTAGACGGGGGGCAACGAGGATAG
- a CDS encoding acyl-CoA dehydrogenase family protein, which yields MIDFSIEPEFKKKLDWMNSFVREECEMVDLLFPRASDMYDVKNSNARKIVRPLQQQVKDQELWACHLGPNLGGPGYGQVKLALMNEILGRSSWAPTIFGTQAPDTGNAEILAMFGTEEQKEKYLKPLMDGDIVSCFSMTEPQAGADPLEFECKAWQEGNEWVIDGYKWFSSNARYAEFLIVMAVTNPDNAPHERMSMFLVDAKTPGIEIIRNTKIMSDSPENEIDDGIHAFMKYNQVRVPLDAMLGEQGGAFKVAQARLGGGRIHHCMRTVGLLQRALDMMVERAVSRQTKGKLLSQHQFVQGMIADTAVDIEQFRLLILKAAWIIDNEPHGAARTHIGMCKIQLGKVFYEVAKRAVHLHGSLGVSLETPLAKMWAGAPTLAVADGPTEVHQVQVAKALLKNATPAPGFFPTDHNLTRLEQAKKKFAHLLED from the coding sequence ATGATTGATTTCAGCATAGAACCCGAATTTAAGAAAAAACTGGATTGGATGAATAGCTTCGTGCGTGAAGAGTGCGAAATGGTGGATCTGCTCTTCCCCCGTGCGTCGGATATGTACGACGTCAAAAACAGCAACGCGCGCAAAATCGTGCGCCCATTGCAGCAGCAGGTCAAAGATCAGGAATTATGGGCCTGTCACCTGGGACCCAACCTGGGCGGCCCCGGCTACGGCCAAGTAAAGCTGGCCCTAATGAATGAAATTCTCGGACGCTCAAGCTGGGCGCCCACCATTTTCGGCACCCAGGCGCCGGATACCGGAAACGCTGAAATTCTCGCCATGTTCGGCACCGAAGAGCAAAAAGAAAAGTACCTCAAGCCATTAATGGATGGCGACATCGTATCCTGTTTCTCAATGACCGAACCCCAAGCCGGAGCCGATCCGCTTGAGTTTGAATGCAAAGCCTGGCAAGAGGGCAACGAATGGGTCATTGACGGCTACAAATGGTTTTCGTCCAATGCCCGCTACGCCGAGTTTTTGATCGTGATGGCGGTGACCAACCCCGACAATGCCCCTCATGAACGCATGTCCATGTTTCTGGTGGATGCCAAAACACCGGGAATTGAAATCATCCGCAACACCAAGATTATGAGCGATTCCCCCGAGAATGAAATCGACGACGGCATTCACGCTTTTATGAAATACAATCAGGTACGGGTACCACTGGACGCCATGCTGGGGGAGCAGGGCGGCGCATTCAAGGTTGCCCAGGCACGTTTGGGCGGAGGACGCATTCATCATTGCATGCGCACAGTAGGCCTGTTGCAACGGGCTTTGGATATGATGGTGGAGCGAGCCGTTTCCCGCCAGACGAAAGGCAAATTACTTTCCCAGCATCAATTTGTCCAGGGCATGATCGCGGATACCGCGGTCGACATCGAACAATTTCGCTTACTGATCCTGAAAGCCGCCTGGATCATCGATAATGAACCCCACGGAGCCGCCCGCACGCACATAGGCATGTGCAAAATTCAATTGGGCAAAGTATTCTATGAAGTTGCCAAGCGCGCTGTTCACCTGCATGGCTCACTGGGTGTATCGCTGGAAACGCCGCTGGCAAAAATGTGGGCCGGAGCCCCCACACTGGCCGTAGCCGACGGACCTACCGAAGTGCATCAGGTGCAGGTGGCCAAAGCACTGCTAAAAAATGCCACGCCTGCGCCGGGCTTCTTCCCCACCGATCACAACCTGACACGGCTTGAACAAGCCAAAAAGAAATTTGCTCACCTATTGGAAGACTGA
- a CDS encoding phosphotransferase family protein: MGLQHDLDKLIDIPKLTDWLDRNLPELGNGPLQADLLHQGFSNVVINLNRGKETRVMRRPPAVAPPGSERTVLREARVLSALTGTDVPHPICYAVCEDAEIVGAPFYIMEKVAGWSGKVVDRKVVHQPPFDSMPFEYRIPFAVVDALVALANVDYQAVGLQDFGKPENYLQRQVDRWANQLASYKERYNYEGRELPGYQLTEQWLRDNTPSDYKPGIIHGDIGTPNMLFADKPPALINALVDWELSTIGDPMVDMGWFCNGMRDERTPDIIPDSAHDTRHWPTRQELARYYAAGTGRSIDNFDYYLILSRFKAGCIMEYKVAQAAIGKLDKKAGEWFGDIVLDCFASSSDHIKKFC, from the coding sequence ATGGGACTGCAACACGACCTCGACAAACTGATAGACATTCCGAAATTGACTGATTGGCTGGACCGTAATTTGCCCGAGCTGGGGAACGGCCCGCTGCAGGCGGACCTGTTACACCAGGGCTTTTCCAATGTGGTCATCAACCTTAATCGTGGTAAAGAAACACGGGTCATGCGCAGGCCCCCTGCGGTGGCTCCGCCCGGCAGCGAGAGAACGGTGTTGCGTGAAGCCCGGGTATTAAGTGCACTGACCGGAACCGACGTGCCCCACCCGATCTGCTATGCAGTGTGCGAAGATGCAGAAATCGTCGGCGCGCCTTTTTACATTATGGAAAAAGTGGCGGGTTGGTCGGGTAAGGTCGTCGACCGCAAAGTCGTGCATCAGCCCCCTTTTGATAGTATGCCGTTTGAATACCGGATTCCGTTTGCGGTGGTAGACGCATTGGTTGCATTAGCCAACGTGGATTATCAGGCTGTGGGTTTACAGGATTTCGGCAAGCCGGAAAACTACTTGCAACGCCAGGTTGATCGCTGGGCTAACCAGCTGGCGTCCTACAAAGAACGTTACAACTACGAAGGGCGCGAACTGCCGGGTTATCAACTCACCGAGCAGTGGCTACGGGACAACACGCCGTCCGACTATAAGCCCGGCATTATCCATGGCGACATTGGCACCCCCAACATGCTGTTTGCGGATAAACCACCGGCACTGATTAACGCATTAGTGGATTGGGAACTGTCGACCATTGGCGATCCGATGGTGGATATGGGCTGGTTTTGTAACGGCATGCGTGATGAACGCACTCCGGATATCATCCCCGACTCCGCCCATGACACCCGCCACTGGCCCACACGCCAGGAACTGGCTCGTTACTACGCAGCGGGCACCGGTCGCAGCATAGACAATTTCGATTACTACCTGATTCTTTCGCGTTTTAAAGCGGGCTGTATTATGGAATACAAAGTTGCGCAGGCGGCCATCGGCAAACTCGACAAAAAAGCCGGCGAATGGTTTGGCGATATCGTACTGGATTGCTTTGCCAGCTCGTCAGATCACATTAAAAAATTCTGCTAA
- a CDS encoding VOC family protein: MTDSFGPVMQLGYIVEDIDKAALDWVERVGAGPFYRLDSIVLDQYSYRGTATQLELSLCFGYWNDVQIELVRPLSTTDSLYTRALRDCPGKLNHMATLVTDLEGVLNQHKLHDRIVQSGSMPQGQKFVYLDEYLPGAIHLELIQAPAATLQFFTMMKKVAANWQGWKPVRDIASIGQDFSELKAE; this comes from the coding sequence ATGACGGATTCATTCGGCCCGGTTATGCAATTGGGTTATATCGTGGAAGACATTGATAAAGCTGCGCTCGATTGGGTGGAGCGGGTGGGTGCCGGTCCATTTTACCGACTCGATTCCATCGTTCTGGATCAGTACAGTTATCGCGGTACCGCAACGCAATTAGAGCTGTCTTTGTGTTTTGGCTATTGGAACGATGTGCAGATTGAACTCGTTCGCCCTTTGTCGACAACGGACTCTTTATACACTCGCGCGCTGCGGGATTGCCCTGGAAAACTGAATCACATGGCAACTTTGGTTACGGATCTGGAAGGGGTGCTTAACCAGCACAAACTGCATGATCGAATTGTGCAGTCGGGCAGCATGCCGCAGGGGCAAAAATTTGTCTATCTTGACGAGTATTTGCCGGGCGCTATTCACCTTGAATTGATTCAGGCGCCGGCGGCGACGTTGCAGTTTTTCACTATGATGAAAAAGGTGGCTGCAAATTGGCAAGGTTGGAAACCGGTCCGCGATATCGCTTCCATAGGGCAGGATTTTTCAGAGCTTAAGGCCGAATAA
- a CDS encoding SDR family NAD(P)-dependent oxidoreductase, whose amino-acid sequence MAYTMLSLERYGPWALVTGASSGIGMSFARQLAAAGFNLVITARRTQRLDALAAELQQQHPITVKTVNLDLSDTASLSHLVEACHNKDIGLIISNAGFGFKQRHHKLRMSDLDNMLDVNCRAPMALSHHFLPHLLERGKGGFIITSSVEAYFGVPGSAAYSATKSFAKTLGEALYGETVGCGVDTLVLCPGLTDTEAPTLQGFDKKEMKGMKSPDDVAAAALQSLGKQPVLMSASLPFRCMIQIARLLPRGLLLRKASASIDKIIRP is encoded by the coding sequence ATGGCATACACAATGCTAAGCCTGGAGCGTTACGGCCCCTGGGCTCTGGTAACCGGAGCGTCTTCCGGTATCGGCATGTCGTTTGCCCGTCAGTTAGCCGCTGCAGGATTCAACCTGGTTATTACCGCAAGAAGAACGCAAAGGCTCGATGCTCTGGCCGCGGAATTGCAACAGCAACATCCGATCACGGTAAAAACCGTGAACCTGGATCTCAGCGATACCGCCTCACTTTCGCACCTGGTTGAGGCGTGCCACAACAAAGATATCGGATTGATTATCAGCAATGCCGGCTTCGGCTTTAAGCAACGCCATCATAAATTACGGATGAGCGATCTGGACAACATGCTCGACGTCAATTGTCGTGCCCCAATGGCGCTGAGCCACCACTTTCTACCGCACTTGCTCGAACGAGGCAAAGGTGGCTTTATCATCACTTCGTCTGTCGAAGCCTATTTTGGCGTGCCGGGTTCGGCAGCCTATTCCGCCACTAAATCCTTTGCAAAGACACTGGGCGAAGCACTTTACGGAGAAACGGTCGGCTGCGGCGTAGACACGCTGGTACTCTGCCCCGGATTGACGGACACGGAAGCACCGACGCTACAAGGCTTCGATAAAAAGGAAATGAAAGGCATGAAATCCCCCGACGATGTTGCAGCCGCGGCATTGCAAAGCCTGGGGAAACAACCGGTGCTAATGAGCGCGTCTTTGCCTTTCCGGTGTATGATTCAAATTGCGCGGCTACTACCCCGCGGCTTGTTGTTGCGGAAAGCTTCCGCATCGATTGATAAAATTATTCGGCCTTAA
- a CDS encoding tyrosine-protein phosphatase, protein MVITDRHIALNGSKNFRDFGAYPTRDGRRVKRGRLFRSDRLSDLSAEDLKKLEPFAIRTVFDLRGFRERTEAPTRWHATSTTRNVHLPLISSTSGNAVSSALRDTHTNNDTSAVRQAMVDLYCDMVKQADSLNCLQQIFQSLARQDELPVLVHCSGGKDRTGITCALILWTLGVTRDLILEDYLLSKTLYSDRIDASQTIPQALNHQKNEDWGTAAIKVVYGVEATFLNGALDYLMQTYGTAEQFAERALKLDSDCLSSIRHNLLEHG, encoded by the coding sequence TTGGTTATCACAGATAGACACATCGCTTTGAACGGCTCCAAGAATTTCCGTGATTTCGGCGCTTACCCTACCCGGGACGGGCGCCGGGTAAAGCGCGGCCGCTTATTTCGCTCAGACAGGCTATCGGACCTGTCAGCAGAAGACTTGAAGAAATTGGAACCGTTCGCGATCCGCACCGTCTTCGACTTACGGGGATTCAGGGAACGCACCGAGGCACCGACACGCTGGCATGCGACCTCAACCACTCGCAACGTGCATTTGCCTTTAATCAGCAGCACCAGCGGTAACGCCGTTTCAAGCGCCTTACGCGACACCCACACCAACAACGATACGTCCGCCGTACGCCAGGCTATGGTCGATTTGTATTGCGATATGGTAAAGCAGGCCGACTCCCTGAATTGCCTTCAACAAATATTTCAATCCCTGGCTCGCCAGGATGAGCTACCGGTGCTCGTTCATTGCAGTGGCGGCAAAGACCGCACCGGCATCACGTGTGCTTTAATTCTTTGGACCCTGGGCGTCACCCGCGACCTCATTCTGGAAGACTACCTGCTCAGTAAAACGTTATATTCCGACCGTATTGATGCGAGCCAAACAATCCCGCAAGCGTTGAATCATCAAAAGAATGAAGATTGGGGTACGGCGGCGATCAAGGTTGTGTATGGTGTGGAGGCAACGTTTCTGAACGGTGCCCTCGATTATCTTATGCAAACCTATGGCACGGCTGAACAGTTTGCAGAACGCGCGCTAAAACTCGATAGCGATTGCCTGAGTAGCATCCGCCATAACTTGCTGGAACACGGCTAA